The following proteins come from a genomic window of Eubalaena glacialis isolate mEubGla1 chromosome X, mEubGla1.1.hap2.+ XY, whole genome shotgun sequence:
- the NLGN3 gene encoding neuroligin-3 isoform X3: protein MWLRLGLPSLSLSPKPTVGRSLCLTLWFLSLVLRASTQAPAPTVNTHFGKLRGARVPLPSEILGPVDQYLGVPYAAPPIGEKRFLPPEPPPSWSGIRNATHFPPVCPQNIHTAVPEVMLPVWFTANLDIVATYIQEPNEDCLYLNVYVPTEDDIRDSGAKPVMVYIHGGSYMEGTGNMIDGSVLASYGNVIVITLNYRVGVLGFLSTGDQAAKGNYGLLDQIQALRWVSENIAFFGGDPRRITVFGSGIGASCVSLLTLSHHSEGLFQRAIIQSGSALSSWAVNYQPVKYTSLLADKVGCNVLDTVDMVDCLRQKSAKELVEQDIQPARYHVAFGPVIDGDVIPDDPEILMEQGEFLNYDIMLGVNQGEGLKFVEGVVDPEDGVSGTDFDYSVSNFVDNLYGYPEGKDTLRETIKFMYTDWADRDNPETRRKTLVALFTDHQWVEPSVVTADLHARYGSPTYFYAFYHHCQSLMKPAWSDAAHGDEVPYVFGVPMVGPTDLFPCNFSKNDVMLSAVVMTYWTNFAKTGDPNKPVPQDTKFIHTKANRFEEVAWSKYNPRDQLYLHIGLKPRVRDHYRATKVAFWKHLVPHLYNLHDMFHYTSTTTKVPPPDTTHSSHITRRPNGKTWSTKRPAISPAYSNENAQGSWNGDQDAGPLLVENPRDYSTELSVTIAVGASLLFLNVLAFAALYYRKDKRRQEPLRQPSPQRGAGAPELGAAPEEELAALQLGPTHHECEAGPPHDTLRLTALPDYTLTLRRSPDDIPLMTPNTITMIPNSLVGLQTLHPYNTFAAGFNSTGLPHSHSTTRV from the exons ATGTGGCTGCGGCTTGGCCTGCCCTCGCTGTCCCTGAGCCCCAAGCCCACAGTTGGCCGGAGCCTGTGCCTCACCCTGTGGTTCCTGAGCTTGGTGCTGAGGGCCAGTACCCAGGCCCCAGCACCCACAGTCAATACTCACTTTGGGAAGCTAAGGGGTGCCCGGGTACCATTGCCCAGTGAGATCCTGGGGCCTGTGGACCAATACCTTGGGGTGCCCTACGCAGCCCCCCCCATCGGCGAGAAACGTTTCCTGCCCCCTGAACCACCCCCATCCTGGTCGGGCATCCGGAACGCCACACACTTTCCCCCAGTGTGCCCCCAGAACATCCACACAGCTGTGCCCGAAGTCATGCTTCCTGTCTGGTTCACGGCCAACCTGGATATCGTCGCTACTTACATTCAGGAGCCCAACGAAGACTGCCTCTACCTGAACGTCTATGTGCCCACGGAGGATG ACATCCGGGACAGTGGCGCTAAGCCTGTCATGGTCTACATCCATGGAGGCTCTTACATGGAAGGGACAGGCAACATGATTGACGGCAGCGTCCTGGCCAGTTATGGCAACGTCATCGTCATCACCCTCAACTATCGGGTTGGAGTGCTAG GTTTCCTGAGCACTGGTGATCAGGCTGCCAAGGGCAACTATGGGCTCCTTGACCAAATCCAGGCCCTCCGCTGGGTGAGCGAGAATATCGCCTTCTTCGGTGGCGATCCCCGCCGTATCACCGTCTTTGGCTCGGGCATTGGCGCGTCCTGTGTCAGCCTCCTCACGCTGTCGCATCACTCTGAGG GGCTTTTCCAGAGGGCCATCATCCAAAGTGGTTCTGCTCTGTCCAGCTGGGCTGTGAACTACCAACCGGTGAAGTACACCAGCCTGCTGGCAGACAAGGTAGGCTGTAACGTGCTAGACACTGTCGACATGGTGGACTGTCTTCGGCAAAAGAGTGCCAAGGAGCTGGTAGAGCAGGACATCCAGCCTGCCCGCTACCATGTGGCCTTTGGCCCCGTGATTGACGGTGATGTCATTCCTGATGACCCGGAGATTCTCATGGAACAGGGCGAGTTCCTCAACTATGACATCATGCTAGGTGTCAACCAGGGTGAGGGGCTCAAGTTTGTGGAAGGGGTGGTGGACCCTGAGGATGGTGTCTCTGGCACTGACTTTGACTACTCAGTCTCCAACTTTGTGGACAATCTGTACGGCTATCCTGAGGGTAAGGACACCCTGCGGGAGACCATCAAGTTCATGTACACAGACTGGGCAGACCGTGACAATCCTGAGACCCGCCGTAAAACACTGGTGGCGCTCTTCACTGACCACCAGTGGGTGGAGCCCTCAGTGGTGACAGCTGATCTGCACGCCCGCTATGGCTCGCCTACCTACTTCTACGCCTTCTACCATCACTGCCAGAGCCTCATGAAGCCTGCTTGGTCAGACGCAGCTCATGGGGATGAAGTACCCTACGTTTTCGGTGTCCCTATGGTAGGCCCCACTGACCTTTTCCCCTGCAACTTCTCCAAGAATGACGTTATGCTCAGTGCTGTCGTCATGACCTACTGGACCAACTTTGCCAAGACCGG GGATCCCAACAAGCCGGTCCCCCAGGACACCAAGTTCATTCACACCAAGGCCAACCGCTTTGAGGAAGTGGCCTGGTCCAAATACAATCCCCGAGACCAGCTCTACCTTCACATCGGCCTGAAGCCAAGGGTCCGCGATCATTACCGTGCCACTAAGGTGGCCTTTTGGAAACACCTGGTGCCCCACCTATACAACCTGCATGACATGTTCCACTACACGTCCACAACCACCAAAGTGCCGCCCCCGGATACCACCCACAGCTCCCACATCACCCGCAGGCCCAATGGCAAGACCTGGAGCACCAAGCGGCCAGCCATCTCCCCCGCCTACAGCAACGAGAACGCCCAAGGGTCCTGGAACGGGGACCAGGATGCAGGGCCGCTCCTGGTGGAGAACCCTCGTGACTACTCCACTGAATTAAGCGTCACCATCGCCGTGGgggcctccctcctcttccttaaTGTCCTGGCCTTCGCCGCCCTCTACTATCGGAAGGACAAGCGGCGTCAGGAGCCCCTGCGGCAGCCCAGCCCTcagaggggagccggggctcctGAATTGGGAGCTGCTCCCGAGGAGGAGCTGGCAGCACTGCAGCTGGGCCCCACCCACCACGAGTGTGAGGCGGGTCCCCCCCATGACACCCTGCGCCTCACTGCACTGCCCGACTACACGCTGACCCTGCGGCGCTCCCCTGATGACATCCCACTCATGACCCCCAACACTATCACTATGATCCCCAACTCCCTGGTGGGGCTGCAGACATTGCACCCCTATAACACCTTTGCCGCAGGGTTCAACAGTACCGGGCTGCCCCACTCACACTCCACCACCCGGGTATAG
- the NLGN3 gene encoding neuroligin-3 isoform X2, protein MWLRLGLPSLSLSPKPTVGRSLCLTLWFLSLVLRASTQAPAPTVNTHFGKLRGARVPLPSEILGPVDQYLGVPYAAPPIGEKRFLPPEPPPSWSGIRNATHFPPVCPQNIHTAVPEVMLPVWFTANLDIVATYIQEPNEDCLYLNVYVPTEDGSGAKKQGEDLADNDGDEDEDIRDSGAKPVMVYIHGGSYMEGTGNMIDGSVLASYGNVIVITLNYRVGVLGFLSTGDQAAKGNYGLLDQIQALRWVSENIAFFGGDPRRITVFGSGIGASCVSLLTLSHHSEGLFQRAIIQSGSALSSWAVNYQPVKYTSLLADKVGCNVLDTVDMVDCLRQKSAKELVEQDIQPARYHVAFGPVIDGDVIPDDPEILMEQGEFLNYDIMLGVNQGEGLKFVEGVVDPEDGVSGTDFDYSVSNFVDNLYGYPEGKDTLRETIKFMYTDWADRDNPETRRKTLVALFTDHQWVEPSVVTADLHARYGSPTYFYAFYHHCQSLMKPAWSDAAHGDEVPYVFGVPMVGPTDLFPCNFSKNDVMLSAVVMTYWTNFAKTGDPNKPVPQDTKFIHTKANRFEEVAWSKYNPRDQLYLHIGLKPRVRDHYRATKVAFWKHLVPHLYNLHDMFHYTSTTTKVPPPDTTHSSHITRRPNGKTWSTKRPAISPAYSNENAQGSWNGDQDAGPLLVENPRDYSTELSVTIAVGASLLFLNVLAFAALYYRKDKRRQEPLRQPSPQRGAGAPELGAAPEEELAALQLGPTHHECEAGPPHDTLRLTALPDYTLTLRRSPDDIPLMTPNTITMIPNSLVGLQTLHPYNTFAAGFNSTGLPHSHSTTRV, encoded by the exons ATGTGGCTGCGGCTTGGCCTGCCCTCGCTGTCCCTGAGCCCCAAGCCCACAGTTGGCCGGAGCCTGTGCCTCACCCTGTGGTTCCTGAGCTTGGTGCTGAGGGCCAGTACCCAGGCCCCAGCACCCACAGTCAATACTCACTTTGGGAAGCTAAGGGGTGCCCGGGTACCATTGCCCAGTGAGATCCTGGGGCCTGTGGACCAATACCTTGGGGTGCCCTACGCAGCCCCCCCCATCGGCGAGAAACGTTTCCTGCCCCCTGAACCACCCCCATCCTGGTCGGGCATCCGGAACGCCACACACTTTCCCCCAGTGTGCCCCCAGAACATCCACACAGCTGTGCCCGAAGTCATGCTTCCTGTCTGGTTCACGGCCAACCTGGATATCGTCGCTACTTACATTCAGGAGCCCAACGAAGACTGCCTCTACCTGAACGTCTATGTGCCCACGGAGGATG GATCCGGCGCTAAGAAACAGGGCGAGGACTTAGCGGATAATGACGGGGATGAAGATGAAG ACATCCGGGACAGTGGCGCTAAGCCTGTCATGGTCTACATCCATGGAGGCTCTTACATGGAAGGGACAGGCAACATGATTGACGGCAGCGTCCTGGCCAGTTATGGCAACGTCATCGTCATCACCCTCAACTATCGGGTTGGAGTGCTAG GTTTCCTGAGCACTGGTGATCAGGCTGCCAAGGGCAACTATGGGCTCCTTGACCAAATCCAGGCCCTCCGCTGGGTGAGCGAGAATATCGCCTTCTTCGGTGGCGATCCCCGCCGTATCACCGTCTTTGGCTCGGGCATTGGCGCGTCCTGTGTCAGCCTCCTCACGCTGTCGCATCACTCTGAGG GGCTTTTCCAGAGGGCCATCATCCAAAGTGGTTCTGCTCTGTCCAGCTGGGCTGTGAACTACCAACCGGTGAAGTACACCAGCCTGCTGGCAGACAAGGTAGGCTGTAACGTGCTAGACACTGTCGACATGGTGGACTGTCTTCGGCAAAAGAGTGCCAAGGAGCTGGTAGAGCAGGACATCCAGCCTGCCCGCTACCATGTGGCCTTTGGCCCCGTGATTGACGGTGATGTCATTCCTGATGACCCGGAGATTCTCATGGAACAGGGCGAGTTCCTCAACTATGACATCATGCTAGGTGTCAACCAGGGTGAGGGGCTCAAGTTTGTGGAAGGGGTGGTGGACCCTGAGGATGGTGTCTCTGGCACTGACTTTGACTACTCAGTCTCCAACTTTGTGGACAATCTGTACGGCTATCCTGAGGGTAAGGACACCCTGCGGGAGACCATCAAGTTCATGTACACAGACTGGGCAGACCGTGACAATCCTGAGACCCGCCGTAAAACACTGGTGGCGCTCTTCACTGACCACCAGTGGGTGGAGCCCTCAGTGGTGACAGCTGATCTGCACGCCCGCTATGGCTCGCCTACCTACTTCTACGCCTTCTACCATCACTGCCAGAGCCTCATGAAGCCTGCTTGGTCAGACGCAGCTCATGGGGATGAAGTACCCTACGTTTTCGGTGTCCCTATGGTAGGCCCCACTGACCTTTTCCCCTGCAACTTCTCCAAGAATGACGTTATGCTCAGTGCTGTCGTCATGACCTACTGGACCAACTTTGCCAAGACCGG GGATCCCAACAAGCCGGTCCCCCAGGACACCAAGTTCATTCACACCAAGGCCAACCGCTTTGAGGAAGTGGCCTGGTCCAAATACAATCCCCGAGACCAGCTCTACCTTCACATCGGCCTGAAGCCAAGGGTCCGCGATCATTACCGTGCCACTAAGGTGGCCTTTTGGAAACACCTGGTGCCCCACCTATACAACCTGCATGACATGTTCCACTACACGTCCACAACCACCAAAGTGCCGCCCCCGGATACCACCCACAGCTCCCACATCACCCGCAGGCCCAATGGCAAGACCTGGAGCACCAAGCGGCCAGCCATCTCCCCCGCCTACAGCAACGAGAACGCCCAAGGGTCCTGGAACGGGGACCAGGATGCAGGGCCGCTCCTGGTGGAGAACCCTCGTGACTACTCCACTGAATTAAGCGTCACCATCGCCGTGGgggcctccctcctcttccttaaTGTCCTGGCCTTCGCCGCCCTCTACTATCGGAAGGACAAGCGGCGTCAGGAGCCCCTGCGGCAGCCCAGCCCTcagaggggagccggggctcctGAATTGGGAGCTGCTCCCGAGGAGGAGCTGGCAGCACTGCAGCTGGGCCCCACCCACCACGAGTGTGAGGCGGGTCCCCCCCATGACACCCTGCGCCTCACTGCACTGCCCGACTACACGCTGACCCTGCGGCGCTCCCCTGATGACATCCCACTCATGACCCCCAACACTATCACTATGATCCCCAACTCCCTGGTGGGGCTGCAGACATTGCACCCCTATAACACCTTTGCCGCAGGGTTCAACAGTACCGGGCTGCCCCACTCACACTCCACCACCCGGGTATAG
- the NLGN3 gene encoding neuroligin-3 isoform X1, with amino-acid sequence MWLRLGLPSLSLSPKPTVGRSLCLTLWFLSLVLRASTQAPAPTVNTHFGKLRGARVPLPSEILGPVDQYLGVPYAAPPIGEKRFLPPEPPPSWSGIRNATHFPPVCPQNIHTAVPEVMLPVWFTANLDIVATYIQEPNEDCLYLNVYVPTEDVKRISKECARKPNKKICRKGGSGAKKQGEDLADNDGDEDEDIRDSGAKPVMVYIHGGSYMEGTGNMIDGSVLASYGNVIVITLNYRVGVLGFLSTGDQAAKGNYGLLDQIQALRWVSENIAFFGGDPRRITVFGSGIGASCVSLLTLSHHSEGLFQRAIIQSGSALSSWAVNYQPVKYTSLLADKVGCNVLDTVDMVDCLRQKSAKELVEQDIQPARYHVAFGPVIDGDVIPDDPEILMEQGEFLNYDIMLGVNQGEGLKFVEGVVDPEDGVSGTDFDYSVSNFVDNLYGYPEGKDTLRETIKFMYTDWADRDNPETRRKTLVALFTDHQWVEPSVVTADLHARYGSPTYFYAFYHHCQSLMKPAWSDAAHGDEVPYVFGVPMVGPTDLFPCNFSKNDVMLSAVVMTYWTNFAKTGDPNKPVPQDTKFIHTKANRFEEVAWSKYNPRDQLYLHIGLKPRVRDHYRATKVAFWKHLVPHLYNLHDMFHYTSTTTKVPPPDTTHSSHITRRPNGKTWSTKRPAISPAYSNENAQGSWNGDQDAGPLLVENPRDYSTELSVTIAVGASLLFLNVLAFAALYYRKDKRRQEPLRQPSPQRGAGAPELGAAPEEELAALQLGPTHHECEAGPPHDTLRLTALPDYTLTLRRSPDDIPLMTPNTITMIPNSLVGLQTLHPYNTFAAGFNSTGLPHSHSTTRV; translated from the exons ATGTGGCTGCGGCTTGGCCTGCCCTCGCTGTCCCTGAGCCCCAAGCCCACAGTTGGCCGGAGCCTGTGCCTCACCCTGTGGTTCCTGAGCTTGGTGCTGAGGGCCAGTACCCAGGCCCCAGCACCCACAGTCAATACTCACTTTGGGAAGCTAAGGGGTGCCCGGGTACCATTGCCCAGTGAGATCCTGGGGCCTGTGGACCAATACCTTGGGGTGCCCTACGCAGCCCCCCCCATCGGCGAGAAACGTTTCCTGCCCCCTGAACCACCCCCATCCTGGTCGGGCATCCGGAACGCCACACACTTTCCCCCAGTGTGCCCCCAGAACATCCACACAGCTGTGCCCGAAGTCATGCTTCCTGTCTGGTTCACGGCCAACCTGGATATCGTCGCTACTTACATTCAGGAGCCCAACGAAGACTGCCTCTACCTGAACGTCTATGTGCCCACGGAGGATG tAAAGCGGATTTCCAAGGAATGCGCCCGAAAGCCCAACAAGAAAATTTGTAGGAAAGGAG GATCCGGCGCTAAGAAACAGGGCGAGGACTTAGCGGATAATGACGGGGATGAAGATGAAG ACATCCGGGACAGTGGCGCTAAGCCTGTCATGGTCTACATCCATGGAGGCTCTTACATGGAAGGGACAGGCAACATGATTGACGGCAGCGTCCTGGCCAGTTATGGCAACGTCATCGTCATCACCCTCAACTATCGGGTTGGAGTGCTAG GTTTCCTGAGCACTGGTGATCAGGCTGCCAAGGGCAACTATGGGCTCCTTGACCAAATCCAGGCCCTCCGCTGGGTGAGCGAGAATATCGCCTTCTTCGGTGGCGATCCCCGCCGTATCACCGTCTTTGGCTCGGGCATTGGCGCGTCCTGTGTCAGCCTCCTCACGCTGTCGCATCACTCTGAGG GGCTTTTCCAGAGGGCCATCATCCAAAGTGGTTCTGCTCTGTCCAGCTGGGCTGTGAACTACCAACCGGTGAAGTACACCAGCCTGCTGGCAGACAAGGTAGGCTGTAACGTGCTAGACACTGTCGACATGGTGGACTGTCTTCGGCAAAAGAGTGCCAAGGAGCTGGTAGAGCAGGACATCCAGCCTGCCCGCTACCATGTGGCCTTTGGCCCCGTGATTGACGGTGATGTCATTCCTGATGACCCGGAGATTCTCATGGAACAGGGCGAGTTCCTCAACTATGACATCATGCTAGGTGTCAACCAGGGTGAGGGGCTCAAGTTTGTGGAAGGGGTGGTGGACCCTGAGGATGGTGTCTCTGGCACTGACTTTGACTACTCAGTCTCCAACTTTGTGGACAATCTGTACGGCTATCCTGAGGGTAAGGACACCCTGCGGGAGACCATCAAGTTCATGTACACAGACTGGGCAGACCGTGACAATCCTGAGACCCGCCGTAAAACACTGGTGGCGCTCTTCACTGACCACCAGTGGGTGGAGCCCTCAGTGGTGACAGCTGATCTGCACGCCCGCTATGGCTCGCCTACCTACTTCTACGCCTTCTACCATCACTGCCAGAGCCTCATGAAGCCTGCTTGGTCAGACGCAGCTCATGGGGATGAAGTACCCTACGTTTTCGGTGTCCCTATGGTAGGCCCCACTGACCTTTTCCCCTGCAACTTCTCCAAGAATGACGTTATGCTCAGTGCTGTCGTCATGACCTACTGGACCAACTTTGCCAAGACCGG GGATCCCAACAAGCCGGTCCCCCAGGACACCAAGTTCATTCACACCAAGGCCAACCGCTTTGAGGAAGTGGCCTGGTCCAAATACAATCCCCGAGACCAGCTCTACCTTCACATCGGCCTGAAGCCAAGGGTCCGCGATCATTACCGTGCCACTAAGGTGGCCTTTTGGAAACACCTGGTGCCCCACCTATACAACCTGCATGACATGTTCCACTACACGTCCACAACCACCAAAGTGCCGCCCCCGGATACCACCCACAGCTCCCACATCACCCGCAGGCCCAATGGCAAGACCTGGAGCACCAAGCGGCCAGCCATCTCCCCCGCCTACAGCAACGAGAACGCCCAAGGGTCCTGGAACGGGGACCAGGATGCAGGGCCGCTCCTGGTGGAGAACCCTCGTGACTACTCCACTGAATTAAGCGTCACCATCGCCGTGGgggcctccctcctcttccttaaTGTCCTGGCCTTCGCCGCCCTCTACTATCGGAAGGACAAGCGGCGTCAGGAGCCCCTGCGGCAGCCCAGCCCTcagaggggagccggggctcctGAATTGGGAGCTGCTCCCGAGGAGGAGCTGGCAGCACTGCAGCTGGGCCCCACCCACCACGAGTGTGAGGCGGGTCCCCCCCATGACACCCTGCGCCTCACTGCACTGCCCGACTACACGCTGACCCTGCGGCGCTCCCCTGATGACATCCCACTCATGACCCCCAACACTATCACTATGATCCCCAACTCCCTGGTGGGGCTGCAGACATTGCACCCCTATAACACCTTTGCCGCAGGGTTCAACAGTACCGGGCTGCCCCACTCACACTCCACCACCCGGGTATAG